Proteins co-encoded in one Arachis stenosperma cultivar V10309 chromosome 7, arast.V10309.gnm1.PFL2, whole genome shotgun sequence genomic window:
- the LOC130940609 gene encoding uncharacterized protein LOC130940609, translating into MASPANPPTQSMVSTETIQKAIDALFKWRKSNSTAKPQKLFDNDEEFIYLVLTLKKIPQKDHTNVTPLKIPLPYTLISPSSETCLIVDDRPKSGLTKAQAQSKIQAEKVAVSKVLKLSKLASDYKPFEAKRKLCDSYDLFFADRRVVPLLPRLLGKQFLKKKKVPVPLDLKKGNWKEQVDKAYSSALFSVGNGTCCVVRVAKVAMAREEVVANVTAAIEGIVDAVPRKWKNVRSFHVKLLESLALPVYQAVPDVRLRIEGGDSEGEAMEKEELKKKRKKKKGRYMDSDLGEDHSKDELGSDDFEHADNDNGRDLVSLKMKKGDQVKNGALSGLSNVKRETKKRGLVQWNGADMAKKVKH; encoded by the coding sequence ATGGCTTCTCCGGCAAACCCTCCAACTCAAAGCATGGTATCAACCGAAACCATTCAGAAAGCAATCGACGCACTCTTCAAATGGCGCAAATCCAATTCCACCGCCAAACCCCAAAAACTCTTCGACAACGACGAGGAATTTATCTACCTCGTACTCACCCTCAAGAAGATACCCCAAAAGGATCACACTAACGTAACCCCACTCAAGATTCCTCTACCCTATACGCTCATCTCCCCTTCCTCTGAAACCTGCCTCATCGTCGACGACAGGCCCAAATCGGGCCTCACGAAGGCCCAAGCCCAATCTAAGATCCAGGCTGAGAAGGTCGCCGTTTCGAAGGTCCTCAAGCTCTCGAAGCTCGCCTCCGATTACAAGCCATTTGAGGCAAAGCGGAAGCTATGCGACTCATACGACTTGTTCTTCGCGGATAGGAGGGTGGTTCCTCTTCTTCCGAGGCTGTTGGGGAAGCAattcttgaagaagaagaaggttcCGGTGCCCTTGGATTTGAAGAAGGGGAATTGGAAGGAGCAGGTTGATAAGGCGTATTCCTCGGCGTTGTTTTCTGTTGGGAATGGGACTTGTTGCGTTGTCAGGGTCGCTAAGGTGGCGATGGCGAGGGAGGAGGTCGTGGCGAATGTGACCGCCGCAATTGAGGGAATTGTGGATGCTGTGCCGAGGAAGTGGAAGAATGTGAGGTCGTTTCATGTGAAGCTGTTGGAGTCGCTGGCACTGCCGGTTTATCAGGCTGTTCCGGATGTGAGGTTGAGGATTGAGGGAGGAGACAGTGAAGGAGAGGCTATGGAGAAGGaggaattgaagaagaagaggaagaagaaaaaggggagGTATATGGATAGTGACCTTGGCGAGGATCATAGCAAAGATGAGTTAGGTAGTGATGATTTTGAGCATGCGGATAATGATAACGGTCGTGACTTGGTGAGTTTGAAGATGAAGAAAGGAGATCAAGTGAAAAATGGGGCTTTGAGTGGGTTGAGTAATGTCAAGCGAGAGACGAAGAAACGCGGGTTAGTTCAGTGGAATGGAGCAGATATGGCAAAGAAAGTAAAgcattaa